In the genome of Salmo trutta chromosome 18, fSalTru1.1, whole genome shotgun sequence, one region contains:
- the LOC115153400 gene encoding arginine vasopressin-induced protein 1 isoform X1 — protein MGLFRNAAHLAASPTALAASRLGRMDAEAASPSLSSTVAGPSTLWRLAERRSRKAGSGNIFGGVNLRQLQRLFTAAGDQDAEQRAELVWGHGDEAELAQALIGLRARGRRRELRVEGRDTLGSRWLQAFNHLRIGKSSESSQQSKEQSSDSKTEARAKHSCPDTQPLTPKGPRGATVVREDLTEGQGPAGASERPARPGALLKKGGESDPERYLHRILH, from the exons ATGGGACTGTTCAGGAATGCT GCCCATCTCGCGGCATCGCCTACCGCTCTTGCAGCCTCTCGCTTGGGGAGGATGGATGCAGAGGCagcctctccgtctctctcctccacgGTGGCAGGGCCCTCCACACTGTGGCGTCTCGCTGAGCGGAGGAGTAGGAAGGCTGGCTCAGGGAACATCTTTGGCGGG gtgaaCCTGCGTCAGCTGCAGAGGCTGTTCACGGCAGCTGGGGACCAGGATGCAGAGCAGAGGGCCGAGCTGGTGTGGGGCCACGGGGACGAGGCTGAGCTGGCCCAGGCCCTGATAGGACTGAGGGCGAGGGGCCGACGGAGAGAACTGAGGGTGGAGGGGCGAGACACACTGGGTTCGCGCTGGCTCCAGGCGTTTAATCATCTGAG GATTGGTAAGAGTTCAGAGAGTAGCCAGCAGAGCAAAGAGCAGTCATCAGACAGCAAGACGGAGGCAAGAGCAAAACACAGCTGCCCAGACACACAGCCACTGACTCCTAAGGGACCCAGAGGCGCTACAGTAGTCAGAGAGGACTTAACTGAGGGCCAAGGGCCTGCAGGGGCCTCTGAGAGACCAGCCAGACCAGGAGCTTTACTGAAGAAAGGAGGGGAGAGCGACCCGGAGAGGTACCTCCACCGCATCCTCCACTGA
- the LOC115153400 gene encoding arginine vasopressin-induced protein 1 isoform X2, with amino-acid sequence MDAEAASPSLSSTVAGPSTLWRLAERRSRKAGSGNIFGGVNLRQLQRLFTAAGDQDAEQRAELVWGHGDEAELAQALIGLRARGRRRELRVEGRDTLGSRWLQAFNHLRIGKSSESSQQSKEQSSDSKTEARAKHSCPDTQPLTPKGPRGATVVREDLTEGQGPAGASERPARPGALLKKGGESDPERYLHRILH; translated from the exons ATGGATGCAGAGGCagcctctccgtctctctcctccacgGTGGCAGGGCCCTCCACACTGTGGCGTCTCGCTGAGCGGAGGAGTAGGAAGGCTGGCTCAGGGAACATCTTTGGCGGG gtgaaCCTGCGTCAGCTGCAGAGGCTGTTCACGGCAGCTGGGGACCAGGATGCAGAGCAGAGGGCCGAGCTGGTGTGGGGCCACGGGGACGAGGCTGAGCTGGCCCAGGCCCTGATAGGACTGAGGGCGAGGGGCCGACGGAGAGAACTGAGGGTGGAGGGGCGAGACACACTGGGTTCGCGCTGGCTCCAGGCGTTTAATCATCTGAG GATTGGTAAGAGTTCAGAGAGTAGCCAGCAGAGCAAAGAGCAGTCATCAGACAGCAAGACGGAGGCAAGAGCAAAACACAGCTGCCCAGACACACAGCCACTGACTCCTAAGGGACCCAGAGGCGCTACAGTAGTCAGAGAGGACTTAACTGAGGGCCAAGGGCCTGCAGGGGCCTCTGAGAGACCAGCCAGACCAGGAGCTTTACTGAAGAAAGGAGGGGAGAGCGACCCGGAGAGGTACCTCCACCGCATCCTCCACTGA